One genomic region from Pararge aegeria chromosome 14, ilParAegt1.1, whole genome shotgun sequence encodes:
- the LOC120629519 gene encoding nucleolin-like, translating to MRSLLFLAAVCCLVLSAYASPISRPEESEVKEVGRQAAAAAPAAAAPAASSDDDDDDDEDDDDDDVDLDDPLDDDDDDEEEEDEEEADDDEDDDYLERFFDDILGGEDDDDDEDEPSGVQSVVAPSFTEAAGPAAAPVAAVEAVAASEEVEAVEGEAAAEGDEPEAGQKEPSSAEVEAPVAASSEVAADSEDDEEEDDDITDALDPEDDDEDEEEEDDDDDEDDDLSDALGRNKQARALTDEPVKKPPVPAIYIVKYNRFVDNILEKMNDILRRSYDPVNVKLQPIDANKKTTKPKKNQKKTNKRKTSNKKNNSARGGDSEKKDSENIPEKKLENNKVKEEEEINKITPEPVVAESRASKVKATTKAKSTTPKPKPTKSTTKPKPKPPTKTTTKKPSNKNKVKTSEKSKPRAKGTLYGLSSLRRNGDVAVNIMTDHTTVKSNFAVGPLILRVEKEVGRGAKKEIKSATATTAEMMGKLTLRVNNEGVATLHSIKVLQPKQVRVDSNHERTRELVWQRSARIAHVVSEKLRSASKPMFLQQPVVRQ from the exons ATGAGGTCGTTATTGTTCTTAGCGGCAGTATGCTGCTTAGTTTTGTCGGCATATGCGAGCCCTATCTCGCGGCCTGAGGAATCGGAGGTGAAGGAAGTGGGAAGGCAAGCAGCTGCGGCTGCGCCTGCGGCTGCCGCTCCCGCCGCTTCGtctgatgacgatgacgatgatgatgaagatgacgatgatgacgacgtTGACCTCGATGACCCACT agacgatgatgacgatgacgaagaagaagaagacgaggaagaagctgatgatgatgaggatgatgattacTTAGAAAGATTCTTTGACGATATATTAGGAG gcgaagatgatgatgacgatgaggaTGAACCATCAGGTGTACAGTCAGTCGTGGCTCCATCCTTTACTGAGGCAGCTGGACCCGCGGCTGCCCCTGTTGCAGCTGTAGAAGCCGTCGCAGCCTCGGAAGAGGTTGAGGCAGTTGAAGGAGAAGCTGCCGCAGAAGGCGATGAGCCAGAAGCTGGACAGAAAGAACCCTCCAGCGCCGAAGTCGAGGCACCCGTAGCGGCTAGTTCAGAAGTTGCTGCTGACAGTGAAGACGATGAAGAGGAAGACGACGATATTACTGACGCACTAGACCCCGAGGACGATGATGAAGACGAAGAGGAGGAggatgatgacgacgatgagGACGACGATCTTTCTGATGCTCTTGGCAGAAACAAACAAGCAC GTGCTTTGACCGATGAACCAGTGAAGAAACCCCCGGTACCTGCAATCTACATAGTTAAATATAACAGATTTGTAGACAATATTCTCGAAAAAATGAACGATATATTGAGAAGATCATACGACCCAGTCAATGTAAAATTGCAGCCTATAGATGCAAACAAAAAGACGACAAAGCCGAAGAAGAACCAAAAGAAGACAAACAAAAG GAAaacttcaaacaaaaaaaataattccgctCGTGGAGGAGACAGTGAAAAGAAAGATAGTGAAAATATCCCGGAAAAAAAATTAGAGAACAATAAGGTTAAAGAGGAGGAGGAAATTAACAAAATCACACCAGAACCAGTTGTGGCTGAATCAAGAGCATCAAAGGTGAAAGCAACCACTAAAGCAAAATCAACAACCCCGAAGCCAAAACCAACTAAATCAACAACTAAGCCAAAACCTAAGCCGCCAACAAAAACCACAACAAAGAAGCCATccaataaaaacaaagttaagACTTCCGAAAAAAGCAAGCCAAGGGCCAAAGGTACACTGTATGGATTGTCTTCTTTGAGAAGGAATGGTGACGTTGCTGTTAATATTATGACAGACCACACTACAGTAAAGAGCAATTTCGCAGTCGGTCCGCTCATATTAAGAGTTGAGAAGGAG GTTGGGCGAGGTGCGAAGAAAGAAATCAAGTCAGCCACAGCTACAACCGCGGAAATGATGGGAAAGCTTACACTACGCGTCAACAACGAGGGAGTTGCCACTTTGCATTCTATAAAAGTGTTACAGCCTAAACAG GTGCGTGTGGACAGCAACCACGAGAGAACGCGTGAGTTGGTCTGGCAACGTAGCGCACGCATCGCCCACGTGGTATCAGAGAAACTGAGGTCCGCATCCAAACCTATGTTCCTCCAGCAGCCTGTAGTCaggcaataa